A single genomic interval of Mauremys reevesii isolate NIE-2019 linkage group 24, ASM1616193v1, whole genome shotgun sequence harbors:
- the LOC120390658 gene encoding sialic acid-binding Ig-like lectin 12, which produces MWVPGPSQMPPSTKLCIEIILALLCQGGLCQESDYRIQVPSNVTAQQGLCVLIPCNFTANFESSGAPYKYWFLRDDNRDTSPAVATTDPDRALQAPGGRIRLVGDALNDCSLHISDVRAGDRDRYFFRFVKGDFKYSYVKTQPLVDVTELTEQPVLGVPKVLLSGQLVNVTCQAPGTCSGTPPQITWTGGFDYTARNVSVTLANGSVSYSSELSFTPAPGDDGKELICTVTYPAVVGVFTRTAVRLHVRAGFPLTLVVASAVGGSLVLVGAGAAVAWRVRKGRQGSRDPARAGRCQGTRDGQVCHAYEQPESMVPSHRQDATREEGALEKKGGGGGGRWYQGRGDGEQFTDENIYANA; this is translated from the exons GTGGGCTCTGCCAGGAGTCCGACTATCGGATCCAGGTCCCATCCAACGTCACGGCCCAGCAGGGTCTCTGCGTCCTGATCCCCTGTAATTTCACAGCCAATTTCGAGTCCTCCGGAGCCCCCTACAAATACTGGTTTCTCAGGGATGACAACAGGGACACCAGCCCGGCCGTGGCCACCACGGACCCTGACAGGGCCCTGCAGGCGCCTGGGGGCCGGATCCGCCTGGTGGGGGACGCCCTGAACGACTGCTCCCTGCACATCAGCGACGTGAGAGCCGGAGACAGGGACCGCTACTTCTTCCGCTTTGTGAAGGGAGACTTTAAATACAGCTACGTGAAGACCCAGCCGCTGGTGGATGTGACAG AGCTGACggagcagccagtgctgggggtcCCCAAGGTGCTGCTGTCCGGACAGCTGGTGAATGTGACCTGCCAGGCTCCGGGGACCTGCTcagggacccctccccaaatcaccTGGACAGGGGGGTTCGACTACACAGCCAGGAACGTCTCGGTCACCCTGGCGAACGGCAGCGTCTCCTACAGCTCTGAGCTCAGCTTCACGCCGGCCCCGGGGGATGACGGCAAAGAACTCATCTGCACCGTCACGTACCCCGCCGTGGTCGGGGTCTTCACCCGCACAGCCGTCCGGCTCCACGTCCGCG CCGGCTTCCCCCTGACACTCGTGGTGGCCTCGGCGGTTGGTGGGAGCCTCGTGCTGGTTGGTGCCGGGGCTGCAGTGGCCTGgagagtcaggaagggaag ACAGGGCAGCAGGGATCCCGCCAGGGCCGGACGGTGCCAAGGAACCAGAGACGGGCAGGTCTGTCACGCCTACGAGCAGCCGGAGTCCATGGTGCCTTCCCACAGACAG GATGCCACCAGGGAAGAGGGAGCCCTTGAGaagaaagggggaggaggaggaggaagatggtaCCAGGGGAGAGGTGACGGGGAACAATTCACAGATGAAAATATCTACGCCAACGCCTAA